Part of the Zingiber officinale cultivar Zhangliang chromosome 8A, Zo_v1.1, whole genome shotgun sequence genome, GGTGGCAAACTGGGGATGTGGCCGGAAAGTTGACGAAGCGAAGACTCCATGCAAGCCTGCAACGTAAAGTCGTTAGTGCCGGGCTGAGAAGTGGTtctcggcgatgaccctccgatgtTCAAGTCAGTTTCCGATGAGTAGAAAAATGGAGAATTGTAGCAAGAGCGTGTAGAAAATGAAGTTGTGCATACCTCTACCTGTAGATAGGAACCCTCTTTTATAGTGTCTGTAGCGTTCGTGATCGCATCTCAAAGCGTAGACATATTTTCTTAGATGTCGTAGGAAAAGACAAGTTAAAAAGTATCCCTGACACTATTCCTTAAGCAGTCATGCAACTTTCTGATGTGACGGCCTAGAAGATTCTAAAGTACGATGTGCTGCTATTAGTGGCACAAACTTCCAAGAGGACGAGGATATTTCGTGAGTCTACACGTGGCCGATCGATCGCTGCTCGACCGGGTAATCCCCGTCTGAACATAATGCATAGAACCATTGTCCTATTTTTCATTCGGCTGTACTATCGTTGGAGAGCTATCCTTGCTCCGACCGGACATGTCTCCTGCTCGGGAGTAGCGGTTTGGGGGAGATGTTGCTTGGCTATCAACCTTAATTGAGAGCTTTCCCAGAGTGGCATTCGGGCCTGGGGCTGACCGAGTGGTTGTGCCCGATCGGACAGACTATGCTACCGCTCGACTTAATTAGTTTGTTTCCTGAATCAAGGCCTCTGACTATTCTGACTTTGACCTTCAcgtcttctattttttttttcactttgatTCACTGGTGCTTCAAAAAGTTGAGTTTTACTGATGCATTCTTATCTTGATCAAGGGAGACATATTGAAGTTATTAATGAGATAAAGTCCACTTTTGTTGATGCATTGTTGAAAGCCTGCTGGTGCATAAAATTGAGCAACACTGGAATCAACAGGTAGCAGGTAGCATTGCTGCGGTCTCCTCATCTCTCTATGTGGGCAAGGCTGGTCCCATGGTGCACACGTGTGCTTGCATTGCATCCATACTTGGACAGGGCGGGTCTCGGAAGTACAAGTTGACTTGCGCATGGTTGAGGTACTTTAAGAACGACAGAGACCGACGGGATCTTGTCACCTGCGGAGCTGGTGCTGGTATGGCTGCTGCTTTTCGCGCACCAGTTGGTGGCGTTTTGTTCGCGCTGGAATGTGTATCATCATGGTATCATGCTACTTCATATCTTCCTTATGCCGCCTTTTATCTTTGCTTGCATTGaaaatttcctttagaagttgATAAACATAGGTTGAGGTTTGTGTGCAATGATTAAGATTTTATCACCCTGAAAATGTCATACATATAATTTGATGAAGGGTTATGAAAATTTTAGGCACATTAGTGCTATTAACAGTTTAGAATTTCAATTGCCTGTTTTTTGGTTACTATTCTCATAATTGATATATAGATAAGTGATAACTTGTCTGTGAAGGTGGCGAAGTGCACTGCTATGGAGAGCCTTCTTCACTACAGCAGTCGTTGCGGTTGTGCTCAGGGTGCTAATCAATATTTGTAGAAGCGGAAAATGCGGGTTATTTGGGAAGGGTGGCCTTATCATGTTTGATGTCACTTCAGAGGATGTCCCTTATCACCTAGTCGACTTAACTCTAGTTGTCCTTCTAGGAGTAATAGGAGGAATCTTCGGAAGCCTGTACAATTTCCTGCTCGACAAGGTTCTTAGATTCTACACTCTTATTCATCAGtatgtattcctctcttctcagATCACATTGTACACTTCGATCTTCTGCTTTGACTGCGAAGATTCATCCATATCTTCTACTCATCTTCAGGAAAGGCCATGTCTACAAATTTCTTCTAGCTGCTTCAGTTTCCATATTCACCTCATGCTGCCTATTTGGATTACCTTGGCTCGCATCTTGTAAGCCTTGCCCGGCTGGATTAGCAGAAGCTTGTCCATCAATAGGCAGGTCTGGAAATTTCAAGAAGTTTCAGTGTGCTCCCGGCCATTACAATGATTTAGCTAGTTTATTTTTCAACACAAACGATGATGCGATAAGAAACCTCTACAGTCTCAACACCGACACTGTGTTCCAGAAATCTTCGGTCTTTTTATTCCTCGTGACAACTTATTTTCTTAGCATCATCAGCTATGGCTTGGCACTTCCCTCCGGGCTTTTCGTGCCTGTTATTTTGTCCGGTGCAACTTTAGGACGTCTTACCGGTATCCTCATGGGTTCACATGCAACTCTTAACAATGGTCTCTTTGCGGTCATTGGCTCAGCTTCCCTTCTTAGTGGTACAATGAGAATGACTGTTTCGGTCTGTGTAATTATGCTAGAACTaaccaacaatctcctacttcTTCCTCTGCTCATGCTGGTTTCACTGATATCGAAGACTGTAGCTGATGCTTTCACTGCCAACATCTACGACCTGATCGTGAAGTTGAAGGGTCTGCCTTACCTTGAATCACATGCCGAGCCATATATGAGGCAGCTCACGGTCGGTGATGTGGTTGGAGGCCCTTTGCAAGTATTCAACAGTGTTGAAAAAGTCGGCAACATAGTTCATGTGCTCAAGGCCACTGGTCATCATGGCTTCCCTGTGGTAGATGAGCCTCCCATTTCTGATTCACCTGTACTTCTCGGCCTCATTCTCCGTTCGCATTTACTCGTTCTGTTGAAGAAGAAACAGTTTGTTCATACTCGAGCAATTTCGAGTATTGACACTACAAAAGAGTTCTCAGCTGATGATTTCGCTAAGCGTGGCTCTGGTAAAAATGAGCTCATCGATGCCATTGAGCTGACTGCTGAAGAGATGAATATGTATGTTGATTTGCATCAGTTCATGAATACTTCACCTTATACTGTTGTCGAGACGATGTCGTTGGCGAAAGCTCTCATGCTTTTCCGTGAAGTCGGCCTGAGGCATCTCTTGGTTATTCCGAAGTCCACTTCGGTACGAAATGCGTCTCACTTAAACTGTCTTTGCCTCTGCCTATTTCTATATATGTTTCTTGAGTTTGGTTACTTATGCTAGCTTTCATTTAGTGTATCGCCGATTATGTTCAGTCTTTTGATGCTCATGTTGCTATATGGCAATGTCCTTTTCAACTCTTGCAGGGGATGCCTATCGTTGGCATATTGACAAGGCATGATTTTATGCCGGAGCATATACTTGGGCTGCATCCTTGTATACTAAAGAACAAATGGAAAAAACTACGGTTTGGGAGATTAAGCATGGTGAAAATTTTTAATGATCTTCGTGATTGGTTCAAGAAATGACAGCTAAAATCCTCCCGTGGAAGTGAACTATCGGTGTGTTTTGATCCAGAATACTAAGATCATTTGATTTTGTTGGCATTTTGAGGCAGCGAGATCTGTAAGTTCCTTCTCTACAGAACTAGATACTTGTTCCATGATTTCATAATGAATTTGTGGAGGATAGAAACAAGAAGCATAACTAATATTTAAAGACAAAAGCATAAAACATCAAATATCTATTAAAGAAAACACTAACCTTTTACTTGCTATCCATTATTATCCGTTGAGCATTCTGATCGACATAGCAAGAACAATCACCATTAAACCACTTGAAGGGTTTAATCTCCATATATTCTTTCCATTTAtaccaattattttttttttcaatgtcaTTAAATTTGTCTTTTCACAATTACAACAATGTATTTATTCATGAATGTCAAATAAACATTACACTTATTTATGCACATTGGCTAACAAATGAATGGACAACCCTAGTCAAGTTGTTTATGCTACTGGCCAAATCCTTCCAACTCCAAGTTGTTGGGTGATAGGCTTTATCTTCAAAGCAGGGCTGATGGCAAGCAAGCTCACAAAGCAATCCACGGGCACCCTCATACCCCAAACATTGATCGCTTCAAGTttacgacacttattgacaagctCGATGAGGCCATGTTCTGTGACATGGCGACAACTCCATAGAACAATAGTCTAAAATTTAAGGAAGCATAGTCAGGGAAAGTAGTAATCATCACCATTATTATGAATATCATTCCATTAGGAGTACGAAAATTAGATTGCATAGACATTATTTAGTTTCCCTGTGAATGATATGCTGGTCAAAGAAAACAAGGTTTCCATCTCGCTGAAAAACTAGGAAATGAATCAAAATTTTGTATGAGACCGTTGTgcttagggctgtaaatgaactgaACATTAGTGGTGTTTGGTTTCATTCATAAGAGtttgtttatattcgttcaatatacgcaaaatcaattaaatgaacaagcttgaac contains:
- the LOC122008642 gene encoding putative chloride channel-like protein CLC-g is translated as MEAEELVNGDGDDLEAALLSVDSQLEEHHHPRSIRRFASNTTSQLAIIGSNLCPIESLDYELIENDFLKQDWRSRGAARIVQYVILKWTLCFLVGALSGAVGFFNNLAIENIAGVKFVVTSNMMLDGKYWRAFGVFAGSNFLLVIFASAITAFISPAAAGSGIPEVKAYLNGVDAPHIFSLNTLCVKVAGSIAAVSSSLYVGKAGPMVHTCACIASILGQGGSRKYKLTCAWLRYFKNDRDRRDLVTCGAGAGMAAAFRAPVGGVLFALECVSSWWRSALLWRAFFTTAVVAVVLRVLINICRSGKCGLFGKGGLIMFDVTSEDVPYHLVDLTLVVLLGVIGGIFGSLYNFLLDKVLRFYTLIHQKGHVYKFLLAASVSIFTSCCLFGLPWLASCKPCPAGLAEACPSIGRSGNFKKFQCAPGHYNDLASLFFNTNDDAIRNLYSLNTDTVFQKSSVFLFLVTTYFLSIISYGLALPSGLFVPVILSGATLGRLTGILMGSHATLNNGLFAVIGSASLLSGTMRMTVSVCVIMLELTNNLLLLPLLMLVSLISKTVADAFTANIYDLIVKLKGLPYLESHAEPYMRQLTVGDVVGGPLQVFNSVEKVGNIVHVLKATGHHGFPVVDEPPISDSPVLLGLILRSHLLVLLKKKQFVHTRAISSIDTTKEFSADDFAKRGSGKNELIDAIELTAEEMNMYVDLHQFMNTSPYTVVETMSLAKALMLFREVGLRHLLVIPKSTSGMPIVGILTRHDFMPEHILGLHPCILKNKWKKLRFGRLSMVKIFNDLRDWFKK